CGGGGCTCATGGACCAGTGGCAGGCCGAGATGCTCGACAAATTCGGCCTCCACTTTCACGTCATCGGGAACGCTTCGGACCTCTCCTCGGCACAGGAAGCGCTGCCGGCGGGCGTCAGCCCCTGGGACGCGCTCGCGCGCGTGATCACGTCGATCGACTACCTGAAAAAAGAGACCGTGCGCAGCCGCGCGCTTCGCAAACGCTGGGACATGATCATCGTGGACGAAGCACACGCTCTGGCGGAATCCGGAACGCCACAGAACCCTTACCGCACGCAGCGCGCTCGCCTGGGCGTCGCTCTGCGGGAGGCAAGCCGGAGCCTTCTTCTCTTGAGCGCCACGCCGCACAACGGCTATGCGCACGCGTTCCGCTCTCTCCTCGAGCTCGTGGAGCCGACCGGAGCCACGTTCACGGGTTCCCCCGAAGACATCCGCCGGCGAGTGGAGACCGCCATGATCCGCCGCATGAAATCCCAGATCCGCCGGCGCACGAACGGAGCCACCGAACCGGTCTTTCCGCCGAGAACGGTCGAGGGACTCCCGGTCCCCCTCGCGGAGGCGGAGCGGCAGCTTCTCCAAAAGGTTTCCGCCTATTGCTCGCGCACGGCTCGGCAGGCCGAGGGAACCGAAGACGCGGACCTGATCGGCTTCGCAATGCAGATCGTCAAAAAGCGAGCCCTCTCGTCGCGTTCGGCGCTCCTCCGGACGATCGAGCACCGGCTCGAGGCGCTCGGCAAGGAGGAAGCGCGGGAGGAAGCACCGTCTCGCGCCGAGCTCCGGGACTACCAGGCCGACCTGCCCCTCACGGAGGCGCAAAGCGAGCGCACGGCGCGGCGCATCCTCCGCTCGGCGATCCCCCGCGACGAAAAGCGCCGCCGCTCCGAGATGCAGGCGCTCCGCAGCATCCGCAAGCTTTTGCGGAAACTTCCGGACCGAGACCCGAAGATCGAAGCGCTGGTCGCGGAACTCACCCGCGTCTTCGCCGTGGACCCCTCGGAGAAGGTCATCGTCTTTACCGAGTACCGCGACACCCTCGAAGCGCTGAGCTCCCGCCTCGACTCCGAGCCGGGTCTCGCCGGGCGATACGTGCTCCTTCACGGAGGGCTCACGCGGCGACAGCGCCTCGTGCGGCAGGACCGCTTCGCGGACCCGCAAACCCGCGTCCTCCTTGCGACCGACGCCGCGAGCGAAGGACTCAACCTCCAGCACCACTGCCGCCGTGTCGTCCACTTCGAGCTGCCCTGGAATCCCAACCGACTCGAACAGCGCAACGGGCGGGTCGACCGCTACGGCCAGACGAAACCTCCCGTCATCCGCTACCTCTACTACCCCGAGAGCCCCGAGGACGACGTCCTCTCGCGACTCGTCGAGAAAATCGAGCAGATCGCCGGAGATCGCGTGTCGACGCCGGACATTCTCGGGGTGCTGCAGGGGCAGGAAGACATCCAGCAGGGCCTCGTCCAGCTCGACCCCGAAGCCTCGGACCTCGAAGACCGGAAACGAACGCTGGTGCGAACCTTCGAAGACCGGACCGAAGAGTTCGCCCGCGAGCTCCAGCCCCTGGTGGTGGCAGGCCGGGACGGGGGCAAGGAACTCGACGAAATCCTCGCGCTTCTCGGCACCCCGGAACCGCTTCTCCCGGACGACGACACCCTCGAGCGCGTCGTCTCGGCGATCCTCGGAGAGACTTGTGTCGAGCCCCTCCAGGGCAAAGAGGGAATCTACCGCATCGAGGTCCCCTGGCCCTACCGAGGCGAAGGCGTGGCTGCGGTGTACCCGGAGGCCACGTTCCGCCGCACGGTTGCCGCACGCTACCGAGCCGGCGAGGTGGAATTCCTGACTCCCCTCCACCCGCTCGTCCAGGCCCTTGCCGCCGACGCGCGCCGGCGTCTCGCACAGGTCTACCCCAACGCGCGGGGGCTCCCTCCACGTCGACTCGCGGCACGCATCGTACCACGGGGGGAGCCCGCCTCGGTCGTCTTCACCTGGCTCGGCCGCATCGAGGGAGGTGCGGATCTCGTCGAAGAGCACCTTCTCGCCATTCGAGTCGATCTCGAAGGCCGAACGCTCGGCAACCCCCGAGAAAACCTGCGCTGGCTCGAGACCGAGTCCGCAGGAGAAGTGAAGCGCCAGCTTCTCGAAAAGGTTTTCGCAAGCCATTTTTCCCGCCTGCAAGAGGCGGCGCGAGCCGAAGCCCGGCGCTGGATCGAAGAGCGCACCGAGGCGCTGCGCCGC
The sequence above is a segment of the Candidatus Binatia bacterium genome. Coding sequences within it:
- a CDS encoding helicase, with product MNSNRLHENDRVLLRDRPWVVRRASKSGHDLLLLELEALDGDKPRSLSVAIPPEEPRPLPPEDLEFDLAQLESFSAWANAHRILGATLVRETGILSGARFGRVALEAYQLAPALRLLAKPRPSLLVADDVGLGKTIEAGLAMLELMARGRVRRVLVVTPPGLMDQWQAEMLDKFGLHFHVIGNASDLSSAQEALPAGVSPWDALARVITSIDYLKKETVRSRALRKRWDMIIVDEAHALAESGTPQNPYRTQRARLGVALREASRSLLLLSATPHNGYAHAFRSLLELVEPTGATFTGSPEDIRRRVETAMIRRMKSQIRRRTNGATEPVFPPRTVEGLPVPLAEAERQLLQKVSAYCSRTARQAEGTEDADLIGFAMQIVKKRALSSRSALLRTIEHRLEALGKEEAREEAPSRAELRDYQADLPLTEAQSERTARRILRSAIPRDEKRRRSEMQALRSIRKLLRKLPDRDPKIEALVAELTRVFAVDPSEKVIVFTEYRDTLEALSSRLDSEPGLAGRYVLLHGGLTRRQRLVRQDRFADPQTRVLLATDAASEGLNLQHHCRRVVHFELPWNPNRLEQRNGRVDRYGQTKPPVIRYLYYPESPEDDVLSRLVEKIEQIAGDRVSTPDILGVLQGQEDIQQGLVQLDPEASDLEDRKRTLVRTFEDRTEEFARELQPLVVAGRDGGKELDEILALLGTPEPLLPDDDTLERVVSAILGETCVEPLQGKEGIYRIEVPWPYRGEGVAAVYPEATFRRTVAARYRAGEVEFLTPLHPLVQALAADARRRLAQVYPNARGLPPRRLAARIVPRGEPASVVFTWLGRIEGGADLVEEHLLAIRVDLEGRTLGNPRENLRWLETESAGEVKRQLLEKVFASHFSRLQEAARAEARRWIEERTEALRRHRAAQAKVLLEDLERDVADRLREIEREEREAKVVLDAKGQASLFGEAERLPGAATRRAAVEAYRKQRIAEIEEFEKVFDPPPLEPLGALFLVPEGSRA